The Chryseobacterium aureum genome contains a region encoding:
- a CDS encoding efflux RND transporter permease subunit — MRKFVQNIVSFSLKNSLIVLLGTFLLLAGGIYSYMHTPIEAFPDVTNTRVRVITQWPGRSAEEIEKFVTLPISKEMNAIPNKTSVRSISLFGLSVVTVIFDDHVNDFYAQQYASNKLGNVSLPAGAEYSIEPPSGATGEIYRYIIKSKLPIKEVTAIQDWVVERELLAVPGVADVVSFGGEEKTYEIKINPTELHNYDLSPLDVYEAVSKSNINVGGDVVAKGDQAYVVRGIGLLEKKEDIENIQIEVKGSTPILVKHVAEVKVSAKPRLGQVGYNKENDVVEGIVIMLRGENPSEVIARLKDRIEELNGGELPGDVQIVPIIDRTELVNTTVHTVSKNLIEGVILVSIIVFIFLYNWRTTFIVASVIPLAFLFAIIMLKIQGLPANLISMGALDFGLLLEGTLVIVEHVFVALELKAKKIGLRRFNKISKLGIIKKSAGSVASYIFFALLILIVALMPIFSFQKVEGKMFSPLAFTLGYALLGSLILSLTYVPAMCKLLLTKNIEEKENFISRFFRVNIYRIYEFSDRHKKGFIIGFVALLAVCGWRFSNYGSEFLPKLNEGAIYVRATLPNSVNLDESVRLTKEMKEILMKYDEVKFVMTQTGRPNDGTDPTGFFNIEFNIQLKPENEWKKTISKEELLEEMRVSLERFPGINFGFSQPIQDNVEEYVAGVKAPLVIKIFGNDLFELENYANKVANSIRTVPGISDVNVFKNIGLPELRIQLHDSKMAKYGVSTADAQAVIEMTIGGQAATKFYEEERMFDVMLRFEKEYRDTPEKMGNILIPTQDNKKVPLKEIATIDYHTGPSFIYREGNSRYIGVGFNIEGRDLGSTIKEAKAKVDKEVKLPKNHKMTWAGEFESKERAAKQLAMVVPISLVLILMLLYFNFGNIKDTLISSITLAFAFIGGFLSLWFTGTIFGISAGIGFIILFGVATIDGIVLIGVMKENLQNRMSLKESISLGVKSRIRPVVMIALMGSMGLLPAAMSNGMGSEIQKPLAIMIVGGLIICMLLSFTVLPIIFHYAYRKKHKETI; from the coding sequence ATGCGAAAATTTGTACAGAATATAGTTTCCTTCTCGTTAAAAAACTCACTGATTGTTCTTTTGGGAACTTTTCTTTTGCTGGCCGGAGGAATCTATTCCTATATGCATACGCCTATTGAAGCATTTCCGGATGTTACCAACACCAGAGTTAGGGTTATTACCCAATGGCCGGGAAGAAGTGCTGAGGAAATTGAAAAATTCGTCACCTTACCCATTTCCAAAGAAATGAATGCCATCCCTAATAAAACCTCCGTGCGTTCCATTTCCTTGTTCGGATTGTCTGTGGTGACGGTTATCTTTGATGATCATGTCAATGATTTTTATGCCCAGCAGTACGCATCCAACAAGCTCGGAAATGTAAGCCTTCCCGCCGGAGCAGAATACAGCATTGAACCTCCTTCCGGTGCTACAGGTGAAATTTACAGGTATATTATCAAAAGTAAGCTTCCCATCAAAGAAGTAACGGCCATTCAGGATTGGGTGGTGGAAAGAGAATTGCTTGCTGTTCCGGGAGTGGCAGATGTGGTAAGCTTTGGTGGAGAAGAGAAAACCTATGAAATAAAAATTAATCCTACGGAATTACACAATTACGACCTTTCCCCCCTGGATGTGTATGAAGCGGTTTCGAAGAGTAATATCAATGTCGGAGGTGATGTAGTGGCAAAAGGTGATCAGGCTTATGTAGTGCGGGGGATTGGTCTTTTGGAGAAAAAAGAAGATATTGAGAATATTCAGATCGAGGTAAAAGGTTCTACGCCTATTCTGGTGAAACACGTAGCAGAAGTAAAGGTTTCAGCAAAACCCAGACTGGGGCAGGTAGGATACAACAAAGAAAATGACGTTGTAGAAGGAATTGTCATCATGCTTCGGGGTGAAAACCCAAGTGAAGTCATTGCAAGACTGAAAGACAGAATAGAGGAACTTAACGGGGGAGAACTTCCCGGTGACGTACAGATTGTTCCTATCATTGATCGTACAGAACTTGTGAACACTACCGTTCATACGGTTTCCAAAAACCTTATTGAAGGAGTTATTCTGGTTTCCATCATTGTATTTATTTTCCTTTACAACTGGAGAACCACTTTCATTGTAGCATCAGTTATTCCTTTGGCTTTCCTGTTTGCTATTATTATGTTGAAAATTCAGGGATTGCCGGCCAACCTGATTTCCATGGGAGCACTGGATTTCGGATTGCTTCTGGAAGGAACACTGGTGATTGTAGAACATGTCTTTGTTGCCCTCGAGCTTAAAGCAAAAAAGATAGGACTGCGGAGATTCAACAAGATTTCAAAACTGGGAATCATTAAGAAAAGCGCAGGAAGTGTGGCAAGCTATATTTTCTTTGCCCTGTTGATTCTTATCGTTGCCCTGATGCCGATTTTCTCTTTCCAGAAAGTTGAAGGAAAAATGTTCTCACCATTGGCATTTACGCTGGGATATGCATTATTAGGATCATTGATATTAAGTTTGACCTACGTTCCGGCAATGTGTAAACTGCTATTGACAAAGAATATTGAAGAAAAAGAAAACTTTATTTCAAGATTCTTCAGAGTGAATATCTATAGGATTTATGAATTCAGCGACCGTCACAAAAAAGGATTTATCATTGGTTTTGTTGCTTTGCTTGCTGTTTGCGGATGGAGATTCTCCAATTACGGATCCGAATTTTTGCCCAAACTGAATGAAGGCGCCATCTACGTGAGAGCAACACTTCCAAACAGTGTCAATCTGGATGAGTCTGTACGGTTGACCAAAGAAATGAAGGAGATTCTTATGAAATACGATGAAGTGAAATTTGTGATGACTCAAACTGGCCGTCCAAATGATGGAACAGATCCCACCGGATTTTTTAATATCGAATTCAATATCCAGCTCAAGCCGGAAAATGAATGGAAGAAAACAATATCCAAAGAAGAGCTTCTTGAAGAAATGAGAGTCTCCCTTGAGAGATTTCCGGGAATCAATTTTGGATTCAGCCAGCCGATACAGGATAATGTGGAAGAATATGTAGCAGGAGTAAAAGCGCCGCTGGTCATTAAAATTTTTGGTAATGATCTTTTCGAACTTGAAAATTATGCCAATAAAGTAGCTAATTCCATCAGAACAGTTCCGGGAATATCAGATGTGAATGTTTTTAAAAATATAGGGCTTCCGGAATTGAGAATACAGCTTCATGATTCCAAAATGGCAAAATATGGAGTTTCCACAGCAGATGCACAGGCCGTTATTGAAATGACCATCGGAGGACAGGCTGCCACCAAGTTTTATGAAGAAGAAAGAATGTTTGACGTAATGCTTAGGTTTGAGAAAGAATACAGGGATACTCCTGAAAAAATGGGAAATATTCTCATCCCTACCCAAGATAATAAAAAAGTTCCGCTGAAAGAAATTGCAACCATTGATTATCATACCGGACCGTCATTTATTTACCGTGAAGGAAACAGCAGATATATTGGAGTTGGATTTAATATTGAAGGACGTGACCTCGGAAGTACCATTAAGGAAGCAAAAGCAAAGGTGGATAAAGAAGTGAAGCTTCCTAAGAACCATAAAATGACCTGGGCCGGTGAATTTGAAAGCAAAGAAAGAGCTGCAAAACAGCTGGCTATGGTAGTGCCGATTTCTTTAGTGCTTATTCTGATGCTTTTGTATTTCAATTTCGGAAACATAAAAGACACATTGATTTCTTCCATTACATTGGCATTTGCGTTTATCGGAGGGTTTTTATCCCTTTGGTTTACAGGAACCATCTTCGGAATTTCAGCAGGAATCGGTTTCATCATCCTTTTCGGAGTGGCAACCATAGACGGGATCGTTCTGATTGGAGTCATGAAAGAGAACCTGCAAAACAGGATGTCACTTAAAGAATCTATCTCTCTGGGGGTTAAAAGCCGGATCCGTCCGGTAGTGATGATCGCCCTGATGGGGTCTATGGGACTTCTCCCCGCAGCAATGTCCAATGGTATGGGGTCCGAAATTCAGAAGCCTTTAGCCATTATGATTGTAGGAGGATTAATCATATGTATGCTTTTGTCATTTACTGTACTGCCAATTATCTTTCATTATGCCTACCGTAAAAAGCATAAGGAAACAATATAG
- a CDS encoding DUF5995 family protein, whose protein sequence is MKTIEEVLKKLDEIIIWCKENKSPAGYFACTYRIMTAQVLKGIQQKKFEDNVRMTLLDIAFADRYLQAWDSYSKGEKCTHSWHTAFEATKNKNLLILQHIFLGMNAHINLDLGISAASIMPYRKINPLKKDFENINNVIASINQNVQDSLNTICYPIDLIDRLSNGKDNAVLDFAISKARDTSWATAVIASNTPNFLRESVIGIVDYAAAKVAAQILNPNILTPSLLKELKNCESSDVVKNIEILESTKNT, encoded by the coding sequence ATGAAAACCATTGAGGAAGTTCTGAAAAAACTGGATGAAATCATCATCTGGTGTAAGGAAAACAAGAGTCCCGCAGGATATTTTGCCTGCACCTACAGAATTATGACCGCACAGGTCCTGAAAGGAATCCAGCAGAAAAAATTTGAAGACAATGTCAGAATGACTTTGCTTGACATTGCTTTTGCAGATAGATATCTTCAGGCATGGGACAGCTATAGCAAAGGGGAAAAATGCACGCATTCATGGCATACCGCTTTTGAAGCCACTAAAAATAAAAATCTTCTGATATTACAGCATATCTTTTTGGGCATGAATGCACACATCAATCTCGATCTGGGTATTTCCGCTGCTTCTATTATGCCTTACCGGAAAATAAATCCTTTGAAAAAAGATTTTGAGAACATTAATAACGTCATTGCTTCCATCAATCAGAATGTGCAGGATTCTCTGAATACAATCTGCTATCCAATAGATCTCATTGACAGGCTTTCTAATGGTAAAGACAATGCTGTACTAGATTTTGCCATTTCCAAAGCAAGAGATACTTCCTGGGCAACAGCAGTGATTGCTTCCAACACTCCGAATTTCTTAAGAGAATCTGTCATCGGCATTGTAGATTATGCAGCTGCAAAAGTCGCTGCCCAAATCCTGAATCCGAACATCCTCACTCCTTCCCTTTTAAAAGAACTAAAAAATTGCGAAAGCAGTGATGTGGTGAAAAATATTGAGATTTTGGAATCTACAAAGAATACGTAA